One genomic window of Magnolia sinica isolate HGM2019 chromosome 3, MsV1, whole genome shotgun sequence includes the following:
- the LOC131241360 gene encoding UPF0481 protein At3g47200-like codes for MGKNTVAIHQPSHQDWVIDVKSKLQYISRSAEEELWSQHSIYRVPTGFGDTSRSKAYKPQVVSFGPYHHGKPRLKPMEEHKHRALLHFLRRSNKTLEEFMEALEELMEQLMDSYKQLDKAWRHPEKFLKLMILDGCFMLEIFRTSKEIPIDYAYNDPIFSKHGKLCIMPHIKRDMLMIENQLPLLVLKTLAAVESGNPQDEESINELVMNFFAPSSQPFKMGQRLHVLDVVRKSMLPGPPEGKSTKKKPALKETADVIWPATELLEAGIRFMMIPTHSLEIKFQKGILMLPQIIVDDATESKFLNLMAFEQLHAGIGTEVSSYVSFMDNIIDTEKDVILLNKRKIIMNFVGTDKSVAKLFNGISQDVSFDPDNSLGEVHKKVTAYCNKRRNRWRANLWHTYFRSPWAFISLLAAIFLLGVTVTQAVYDLISFYK; via the exons ATGGGAAAGAATACCGTAGCTATACATCAACCTTCACATCAAGATTGGGTCATCGATGTTAAATCGAAGCTCCAATATATAAGCCGCTCAGCAGAAGAAGAGCTTTGGAGCCAGCACTCGATTTACAGGGTACCGACAGGCTTTGGGGATACCAGCCGCAGCAAGGCCTACAAGCCTCAGGTAGTCTCCTTTGGGCCGTACCATCATGGCAAGCCGCGTCTAAAACCGATGGAAGAGCACAAACATAGAGCTCTCCTTCACTTTCTTCGAAGGAGTAATAAAACGCTTGAAGAGTTCATGGAGGCGTTGGAGGAATTAATGGAACAACTGATGGACTCCTACAAGCAGCTGGATAAGGCATGGAGACATCCAGAGAAATTTTTGAAGCTGATGATCCTTGATGGATGTTTCATGCTCGAGATCTTCAGAACGAGCAAGGAGATCCCTATTGACTATGCATACAATGACCCAATCTTCAGTAAGCATGGAAAACTATGTATCATGCCGCACATAAAGAGAGACATGTTGATGATCGAAAACCAGCTTCCTCTACTGGTGCTGAAGACGTTAGCAGCTGTTGAAAGTGGAAACCCCCAG GACGAGGAATCCATAAACGAGCTCGTAATGAATTTCTTTGCCCCCAGTTCCCAACCCTTTAAGATGGGCCAGCGCCTCCATGTATTGGACGTGGTAAGGAAGAGCATGCTTCCAGGCCCACCTGAAGGAAAATCTACTAAAAAGAAACCGGCTCTCAAAGAAACGGCAGATGTGATCTGGCCTGCCACAGAGCTTCTTGAGGCTGGAATCCGGTTCATGATGATCCCAACCCACAGCCTAGAGATTAAGTTCCAAAAGGGCATCCTAATGCTCCCTCAGATCATAGTCGATGACGCTACAGAATCCAAATTTCTCAATCTAATGGCGTTTGAGCAACTTCATGCGGGCATCGGCACTGAAGTGAGTTCATATGTATCATTCATGGACAATATTATTGACACAGAGAAAGATGTAATCCTCCTCAACAAAAGAAAGATAATCATGAATTTTGTGGGGACGGATAAATCCGTAGCGAAGCTCTTCAATGGTATCTCTCAGGATGTGTCATTCGATCCAGACAATAGCCTAGGGGAGGTGCATAAGAAGGTGACTGCTTACTGCAACAAGAGAAGGAATCGTTGGAGGGCCAACCTCTGGCACACTTACTTCAGAAGCCCATGGGCTTTCATCTCCCTCTTGGCCGCCATTTTCCTCCTTGGTGTCACTGTCACCCAGGCCGTCTACGATCTCATCAGTTTCTATAAGTAA